The DNA window CCTAAAAGCTGATGAATATTAGAAGATAGAGTTCCTCTATATGGAACTTTTCCTTCTATGCCTTCAGGAACGAGTTTGACTTCACTTTCAGTATCATTCTGGAAGTATCTGTCTTTGCTTCCTTGTTTCATAGCACCTATTGAACCCATTCCTCTATACATTTTATAGCTTCTTCCCTGATAAAGTATGGTCTCTCCCGGGCTTTCTTCTGTTCCTGCAAAGAGATTTCCTATCATGACAGTTTTTGCACCTACTGCAAGGGCTTTTATCATATCACCAGAGAATTTAATACCGCCATCAGCAATTACAGGGATGTCATATTTGTTTGCTATTTTGCAACAATCAATAATAGCAGTGATTTGAGGGACTCCAATTCCTGCAACTATTCTTGTAGTACAGATAGAACCAGGTCCAATACCGACTTTTACCGCATCAGCACCTGCTTTTATTAAAGCTTCCGTTGCTTCTGCAGTTGCAATATTTCCTGCGATAAGCTGAACATTCGGGAATGTTGATTTAATATCTTTTACGGATTCCAGCACTTTCTTTGAATGACCATGTGCGGTGTCTATGCTAATTATATCAACACCTTCATTAATCAGCGCCTGAAGTCTTTCATTTCTGTCATCAGAAACTCCTACTGCTGCACCTACTCTTAGTCTTCCAAAAGCGTCTTTACAAGAATTAGGATATTTTATAGCTTTTTCTATATCTTTAATTGTAATTAATCCGTGAATTTCAAAATTTTCATTCACCACAGGAAGTTTTTCTATACGGTTTTTATGGAGTAAAAATTTTGCATCCTCAAGACTAATGCCCAATGAAGCCGTTATAAGGTTTTCTTTTGTCATTACGTCTTCAATCCGTTGATTTAAGTTTGTTTCAAATCTCAAATCACGATTAGTTAAAATTCCTACCAGCCTGTTATTTTTAGTAATCGGCAGTCCTGAAATATCGTATTTTTTCATTACCTCAAGTGCATCATAGATTTTTAATTCCGGTTCCATAGTGATAGGATTGACTATCATGCCACTTTCTGATTTTTTTACCCGCTTAACCTCGATAGCCTGTTCTTCAGGAGTCATATTTTTGTGTATAATACCGATTCCTCCCTCTCTTGCAATGCCAATGGCAAGTCTTGATTCGGTTACTGTGTCCATAGCAGCGCTTACAAGAGGAATATTTAAACTGATTTCTCGGGTGAGTTTTGTGGAAATATTGGTGTCTTTGGGTAAAACATCGGATTCCTGCGGTATAAGCAGAATGTCATCAAAGGTTAGAGCTTCCTTAATTTCTATATCTGTTTTTAGTTCCTGCATTTCTATCTCCTTTATAAGAGAAAACCCCTGCGCACAGGAGCCTTCTAGTTATTATTTTCTTTCAATGCCTCATTGTCAAAAAGCTCGTTGTAAACAGTATCAAACCGTTTATCTTCCATTGATTCCATAAACTCATCAATGGTTTTTATTTTGTTGAGTGCAAAGCCGACTTCAGCAATCAAAACGCAGTCGTTGCAGAGCCTGTAATCTTCATAAATCATCGATCCTGCAAATGTCTTTATTGCAGCGCAACAATCACACTGAAATTCTTCGTTGGCAATTTCAGGGTTTTCTTCCAGATCATCCTGAGTCATTTGCCTTACGGATTCCTGTATTTCTTCTATTTGTTTAAATAATTGATCTTTGTTCATTGATTTAAGCTTTTATTTGTTTGGAAAAACCGTAAAAAAATATTGCTATTCTGACCGCTATAAAATTTATTTTATCAGGAATATTAAATAATTAGTAATCTAAAAAAATAGAAATATAAAATCTGCTTGCGGAAAAATGTCCTAAATCTCTTTGATTACGCAATTATTCTTGAAAAATATTAAAAATTTGTTGATAAAATTCGATCAAATAATTTTTATTAAAAAAATAGTCTGTTGTCCTCTAATAATGCTAAAATAAAACAGGAAAGACTTATTGAGGATTTAGATTATTAAAGTTTTTGGCAAATTAACCGGTTTAAAAAAGCAGCAAATTGCTCGTCTTGAAAGATTATACAGAAAAAAAGTTCCTGTTAATCAGATAATTTCTTTTGAGCTGGCGGAATTGGTTGCAGAAATCAGCCATGAAATAAATAAAGAAATTGCGCTTTTAATCAACAGGCGCGGGCAAATTGTTAATATCAACGTTGGTGATCATAACAGCGTAGATATCGAAAAATTCAAAAACACAAGAGAAAGCCAGGCAAGGCTTTGCGGGTTAAGGTGCGTCCATACTCATCCGGGAGGGATTCAATTTCTAAGTAAGGCCGATTTAACTTCGCTTTCGTTATATAGATTTGATGCAGTTGCCTGTATAGGAGTAGATTCTACAGGATTATACAGCAAAAGCAGGGGTGATACGGTAAAATTTGCTGATTCAATGCAGATAGCTTTTCTTACCTCAAAGCAGGAATCGTGGCGGGTACTTGAATCAACCACCGTCAGAAAGGCTTGTGAAGAAAATTTTATAGAACTTCTGGAAGAAATCGAAAGAGAATTTGCATCGAATAAAGATGTAATAATTTTGGACAACAAAGAAAAAGCCATACTTGTCAGTTTGCAAACAGATAATTTTGGAGAAAATTCAGCGAAGGAATCAGTTTCAGAACTTGAACAGCTTACAGATACAGCAGGAGCGGAAGTTATAGGCTTATTATCTCAAAAAAGGCATTCTCCTGATTCTTCTACTTATTTAGGAAGCGGTAAAGCACAAGATCTGGCGCTTATGGTTCAAGTAAAAGGTGCAAATATTGTAATAGTGGATGCAGAACTTTCTGCCCGCCAGCAAAAAAATCTTGAGGCTGTTTCCGGGGTAAAAACAATAGACAGAACAGAATTAATTCTTGATATTTTTGCTCAGAGGGCAAAAACAAAGGAAGGAAAGCTTCAGGTTGAGCTTGCACAGCTTAAATATCTTTATCCGCGTCTTGTGGGATCAGGCTTGTCTCTTAGCCGTCAGGGCGGAGGAGGAACTGGCGGCGGAATAGCCACAAGAGGTCCCGGTGAAACAAAGCTTGAAATTGACAGGCGAAGAATCAAAGATAGAATTAACGCGCTGGAAAGCGAAGTTGACGAAATAAAAAGCCATAGGGCTCAACAGAGAAAACTTAGAGCATCAAACAACATCCCTGTTGTTGCAATTGTAGGATATACTAACACAGGAAAATCTACGCTCCTGAATGCACTGTCAAATTCTGATGTGCTTGCGGAAAACAAACTTTTTGCAACATTAGACCCTACAACAAGAAAAATAAAACTTCCTGAAATGTCTGATATTTTGTTGACAGACACAGTCGGATTTATTCAAAGGCTTCCTACTGCTCTGGTTAAAGCTTTTAGGGCAACTCTTGAAGAAGTTACTCAGGCTGATGTTATTTTGCATGTAATTGACCCGATACATCCTAATTGTGATGAGCATATTGGTACTGTTTATGATATTTTGAAGCAGCTTGATTCTGATAAAAAGCCTATCATTACTGTTATAAACAAGATTGATGCTGTTGAAGATGAATATTTGCTTGAAAAATTTATGCATGAACTTCCAAATCCGGTTAAAATTTCTGCTCTTCAAAGGAAAAGATTTGGGGATTTGCTGGTTAAAATTGAAGAAGTCATAAAAACCAGAGAACCAGTAGCTTAATAAATCTTTATTTTTCTTATTTTCTTGTTTATTATTAATTGAAATAAAGCATAAATGATTTTTTTAGGAGTTGGTAATGCGTATAATTTTTACAAGATTTTTAATTTTAATGTGTTTTTTATTATCTTTTTCCGCATCGGTTTTTGCAGAGCAGTTAAAGTTTGTGCAGGTAACGGATGTCCATTTGTCTTTAAACGGTTCGAATTATCAAGGCAGAGACCTTGAACATTCATTAAAAATTTTGCAAACCGCCATTGAGTCTATAAATAAACTTCAGGATATTAATTTCGTTGTATTTTCCGGGGACAATATAGATATTTCAAATGAAGATGATTTAGTAAAGTTTTTAGAAACGGTAAAAACCTTGAATAAACCTTACTATATTAGTGTTGGTGATCATGACATATTCAAATCAGGCGGTTTAACAAAAAGTGGATATATTGAAACAGTAAAAAAATATAATAAAAACCAGAAAAGTAATGATACCTACTATTATTTTTCCCCGAATAAAGACTTTGTAGTTATAGTTATGGATGGAGTTTTAAGCGGAACGATCACAAGTTCTCATGGCGGCTATTCGGAAGAAGCTATGGCATGGCTGGATGAAGTACTGACAAAAAATAACAACAAAAAGGCCATAATTGTACAGCACTTTCCTTTAATCGAGCCTTATGAAAGCAAAACCCACAGAGTCAGAAATCCTGAAGAATATTTTAATTTGTTATCTAATCATAAAAACGTAATTGCGTTAATTTCCGGTCATTATCATGGTGGCGATAAAGTTACTTTACAGGATGAAATTTATCATATAAGTTCGCCTGCACTGGTAAATTCTCCGGATAACAAATACAGAATTATTGAAATAAATTATGATCATGATTCTTTATTTCAGGAAACCCCTAAATTCGACTTGAAAACCGATATCATTCTTCTCAAGCCATAAAAACCTAATCAAATAAATTAAAACTTATTTTAGAGTGCGGATTTCTTTCGAAAGATACAAAATTTTTTACATTTATTTGAAAAATAATTGCCAGATAAGTGTAAACTACAATAATTGCTATTAAATAAAATTCTTTTTTAGTCAATTTCACCACCCGCCACTTCCTCTGTTTTTTGGGTTTTAAAAGAAAACAGCAAAGCTCTGCTCCAACCTTTATAGAGGAACAGAACTTTCTCTCATCCCTCACAATTTTACTTTTCTGTATGTAGGAAAGTTATGCTGTTTCGCGCCTTAACGTATATTATATTGGACATTGTTTAAATTCATTACCTTGAAAGATAATAAATCAGTCTTGTACTGGTATAATAATTTTTATGAATGATTATGATATAAAATTTATGAAAACTGCGCTGCGAGAAGCCAAGAACTCTGACAAAGATGTTCCTGTCGGGGCTGTACTTGTTTTTAATGATGAAATTATTGCAAAAGCACATAACTGTAAGGAATTTCAAAACGATGCCACTTTGCATGCAGAAATTATTGTCATAAAAGAAGCCTCTAAAAAAATCAAAAACTGGAGGCTGAATAATACTATTCTTTATGTTACTCTTGAACCATGCCCGATGTGTGCGGCTGCAATTTTATACAGCAGGATTCCAAAAATTGTTTTTGGTGCGTACGATTCATTATATGGTGCTTTCGGGTCTACTATAAATATGTGCGATTTGATTAAATTTAATCCCGAGATAAGCGGTGGAATTCTTGAGGAAGATTGTTCAAATCTTCTTAAGGATTTTTTCAAGAATCAGAGAAACTCAAAAGGCTAAAAAATGTTTCCATCTTATATAATTTTAAGACTCCTGATTATTCTATCTTCACTTATGATCTTTGGCACAGTGGGGTTTATGCTTATAGAAAAATGGAGTTTTCTTGATTCATTGTTTATGAGCGTGGAAACTCTTGCTACCGTGGGTTATGGTATCGTAAAACCGCTTTCCGAAACAGGAAAAATCTTCACTATTATCTACATATTATTTGGAGTAATATTGTTTTTGTATATTGCTGCTGAATTTGCAAACACCGTCGTTAATGTTAATTTTCAAAAAATACTTGGCAGGAAAAAAATGGAAAGCAAACTTAAAAATCTTAAAAATCATTTAATTCTTTGCGGTTATGGAAGAACCGGATTAGAAATAGCCAGCCAGCTCAAAAATAATAAACTTCCTTATGTCGTAATTGATAAAGATCACTCCATAGAAGAAATTGCGCTTGAGGAAGATTTTTTGTTCATTGCGGGAGATTCTACGGATGATCATATTTTGCAAAGAGCAGGTATCGAGAGGGCAAATGGTGTATTTTGTGCCTTAAGCGATGATGTGGACAATCTTTATCTTACATTGTCAGCAAAAAACCTTAATCCTGATTTGAAAATAGTTGCCAGATGCATTAAAGCCGCAAACGAAAAAAAATTCAAAAAAGCGGGCGCTACAACGATAATACTTCCTTATGAAATTAGCGGAAGAAGGATGGTTTCTTCAATTATAAAACCTGATGTGGTTGATTTTCTTGATGTTGTAATGCATAGTCAGGGCATAGACCTTGAGCTTAAGATGGAACAGTTTTCTGTGCCGGAAAATTGCTGTTTGGAAAACAAAACTATCTATTCATCAGAAATAAGACAAAAAAGCGGCGTTATCATTGTTGCAATAAAAAGAAACGGTAAATTCATTACAAATCCTGAATCGGATACTATCCTAAAAGCTCACGATTATTTAATAACTCTTGGAACAACTCAGCAATTGCAAAGTTTTGAAAAGTTTGTAAAATAAGGAATATTTGATAAATATATTTTAGGGAGATGAGGCGTTTATGAAGACAAAAATTATTTCAATTTCTATAATAACCCTTTGTTTTTTAAGTATTATTGTCGGAATTATAAATACTTCAGTAAAAACAAGGGAAGTTGAAAAAAAATCAGAGCAAAGATCTTCGAATTTTTTTAACAGTTTCTCTTCCGAAGGAAATAAAATAGCACTCATATCACTACAGGGACCTATTTCTGCCGATACATCAAGCAGTTTGATAGGCGAGCCCGATTCTGCGGAAGGGGCTTTAAAAGCTCTTGAAAGAGCTTCTGATGATGATTTCGTAAAGGGCGTAATCTTTAGAATAAATTCTCCCGGCGGAACAGTTGCGATGTCGCAGGAAATTTATGAAACCATAATAAGACTCAGGGAGAAAAAACCTGTTGCTGTCTCAATGGCAGATGTTGCAGCAAGCGGAGGTTATTATATTGCCAGCGCTGCAGATAGAATTTATGCTGATCCAGGCACTCTTACAGGAAGTATCGGTGTAATAATGGGGACTTTGAACGTACAGGAACTTATGACCCAAAAACTCGGAGTTAAATCTGTTGTTATAAAAAGCGGGAAATTTAAAGATACAGGCTCAATGTACAGACCAATGACCACAGAAGAGCAAAAACTTCTTCAAGATCTCGTGAATTCTGCTTATCACCAGTTTTTAAATGCGATTA is part of the bacterium genome and encodes:
- the guaB gene encoding IMP dehydrogenase gives rise to the protein MQELKTDIEIKEALTFDDILLIPQESDVLPKDTNISTKLTREISLNIPLVSAAMDTVTESRLAIGIAREGGIGIIHKNMTPEEQAIEVKRVKKSESGMIVNPITMEPELKIYDALEVMKKYDISGLPITKNNRLVGILTNRDLRFETNLNQRIEDVMTKENLITASLGISLEDAKFLLHKNRIEKLPVVNENFEIHGLITIKDIEKAIKYPNSCKDAFGRLRVGAAVGVSDDRNERLQALINEGVDIISIDTAHGHSKKVLESVKDIKSTFPNVQLIAGNIATAEATEALIKAGADAVKVGIGPGSICTTRIVAGIGVPQITAIIDCCKIANKYDIPVIADGGIKFSGDMIKALAVGAKTVMIGNLFAGTEESPGETILYQGRSYKMYRGMGSIGAMKQGSKDRYFQNDTESEVKLVPEGIEGKVPYRGTLSSNIHQLLGGLKSGMGYVGARNLEELRQKAKFVRISNAGLKESHVHDVTITKESPNYRLN
- the hflX gene encoding GTPase HflX, which codes for MVAEISHEINKEIALLINRRGQIVNINVGDHNSVDIEKFKNTRESQARLCGLRCVHTHPGGIQFLSKADLTSLSLYRFDAVACIGVDSTGLYSKSRGDTVKFADSMQIAFLTSKQESWRVLESTTVRKACEENFIELLEEIEREFASNKDVIILDNKEKAILVSLQTDNFGENSAKESVSELEQLTDTAGAEVIGLLSQKRHSPDSSTYLGSGKAQDLALMVQVKGANIVIVDAELSARQQKNLEAVSGVKTIDRTELILDIFAQRAKTKEGKLQVELAQLKYLYPRLVGSGLSLSRQGGGGTGGGIATRGPGETKLEIDRRRIKDRINALESEVDEIKSHRAQQRKLRASNNIPVVAIVGYTNTGKSTLLNALSNSDVLAENKLFATLDPTTRKIKLPEMSDILLTDTVGFIQRLPTALVKAFRATLEEVTQADVILHVIDPIHPNCDEHIGTVYDILKQLDSDKKPIITVINKIDAVEDEYLLEKFMHELPNPVKISALQRKRFGDLLVKIEEVIKTREPVA
- a CDS encoding metallophosphoesterase, which encodes MRIIFTRFLILMCFLLSFSASVFAEQLKFVQVTDVHLSLNGSNYQGRDLEHSLKILQTAIESINKLQDINFVVFSGDNIDISNEDDLVKFLETVKTLNKPYYISVGDHDIFKSGGLTKSGYIETVKKYNKNQKSNDTYYYFSPNKDFVVIVMDGVLSGTITSSHGGYSEEAMAWLDEVLTKNNNKKAIIVQHFPLIEPYESKTHRVRNPEEYFNLLSNHKNVIALISGHYHGGDKVTLQDEIYHISSPALVNSPDNKYRIIEINYDHDSLFQETPKFDLKTDIILLKP
- a CDS encoding nucleoside deaminase; its protein translation is MNDYDIKFMKTALREAKNSDKDVPVGAVLVFNDEIIAKAHNCKEFQNDATLHAEIIVIKEASKKIKNWRLNNTILYVTLEPCPMCAAAILYSRIPKIVFGAYDSLYGAFGSTINMCDLIKFNPEISGGILEEDCSNLLKDFFKNQRNSKG
- a CDS encoding potassium channel protein, with amino-acid sequence MFPSYIILRLLIILSSLMIFGTVGFMLIEKWSFLDSLFMSVETLATVGYGIVKPLSETGKIFTIIYILFGVILFLYIAAEFANTVVNVNFQKILGRKKMESKLKNLKNHLILCGYGRTGLEIASQLKNNKLPYVVIDKDHSIEEIALEEDFLFIAGDSTDDHILQRAGIERANGVFCALSDDVDNLYLTLSAKNLNPDLKIVARCIKAANEKKFKKAGATTIILPYEISGRRMVSSIIKPDVVDFLDVVMHSQGIDLELKMEQFSVPENCCLENKTIYSSEIRQKSGVIIVAIKRNGKFITNPESDTILKAHDYLITLGTTQQLQSFEKFVK
- the sppA gene encoding signal peptide peptidase SppA; amino-acid sequence: MKTKIISISIITLCFLSIIVGIINTSVKTREVEKKSEQRSSNFFNSFSSEGNKIALISLQGPISADTSSSLIGEPDSAEGALKALERASDDDFVKGVIFRINSPGGTVAMSQEIYETIIRLREKKPVAVSMADVAASGGYYIASAADRIYADPGTLTGSIGVIMGTLNVQELMTQKLGVKSVVIKSGKFKDTGSMYRPMTTEEQKLLQDLVNSAYHQFLNAIIDGRVKRKDNYKTEKVALSEDILKKYADGRVLTGEQAKDLGFVDNLGGLYKVKTDIRKMAKNKFPSINEDIPVTSYNKPTGFGEMLFGATESIMPHKNIESYMPLSLSYPRQPLFMWE